In Kitasatospora sp. NBC_00240, the following are encoded in one genomic region:
- a CDS encoding GNAT family N-acetyltransferase: MPELIAPTVRLHAAWLEARGEWGPGAHEDGFGLRRSDEVDSSAGFAAWVARLADQPVPVPGSELQQGQRQGKSGRAGAVYRWIVEDGRVHGGIALRYGPGDFVLRFGHIGYGVRPSSRRRGLAAWALGRMLDEARALGLGRLLLVCAADNIASVRTIERQGGVLEGVQETEFGTVRRYWITI, from the coding sequence ATGCCTGAACTGATCGCGCCCACCGTCCGTCTGCATGCCGCCTGGCTGGAGGCCCGTGGCGAGTGGGGGCCCGGCGCCCACGAGGACGGGTTCGGGCTACGGCGCTCCGACGAGGTCGACTCGTCGGCCGGGTTCGCGGCCTGGGTGGCGCGGCTGGCCGATCAGCCGGTGCCGGTGCCGGGGTCGGAGCTGCAGCAGGGGCAGCGGCAGGGGAAGTCCGGCCGGGCGGGCGCGGTTTACCGGTGGATCGTCGAGGACGGCCGGGTGCACGGCGGGATCGCCCTGCGGTACGGGCCCGGCGACTTCGTGCTGCGGTTCGGCCACATCGGCTACGGCGTCCGGCCGTCCTCCCGCCGGCGCGGCCTGGCGGCCTGGGCACTGGGCCGGATGCTCGACGAGGCACGGGCCCTCGGTCTTGGCCGGCTGCTCCTGGTCTGCGCGGCCGACAACATCGCCTCGGTCCGGACGATCGAGCGTCAAGGCGGCGTTCTGGAGGGCGTCCAGGAGACCGAGTTCGGGACGGTACGGCGGTACTGGATCACGATCTGA
- a CDS encoding alkaline phosphatase D family protein, with amino-acid sequence MRNLSRRIFILGGLTTAGAAALQLGAMAQPSAAASTPFPFTLGVASGEPDDSSVVLWTRLAPAPTNADGQGGMPNTDVAVDWQVSTSQNFTTLVSSGTVTARYAQAHAVHALAGGLAPDSEYYYRFRAQGFISPVGRTRTAPAPGTVGRDFTMAFASCAHYESGYYTAYRRMADDRPDLILHLGDYIYEGGATTTGVRQHLGGEIVSLADYRRRYALYRSDPDLQAAHAIAPWLVVPDDHEVENNYANMVRADSSPALTAAQWTARRTAAYQAYFENMPLRAAATPSGNSIQLYRRVRWGTLATFHMLDTRQFRDDQACGDGTKVCADADLANRSITGTAQESWLLDGLGQHLSTWDLIGQQVFFARNVNASGAMNMDAWDGYRAGRARIQQGIIDRAVRNPVVLTGDVHASWGNDLKADYADPSSATIGSELVCTSITSGGDGSATTAIPNGSLNPHLRFYSNRRGYVRTQITPSQLTADFRSVASVTEHGVAATTAKTFIIHDGQPGLADA; translated from the coding sequence ATGAGGAACCTCAGTCGCCGCATCTTCATCCTGGGCGGGCTCACCACCGCTGGCGCCGCCGCGCTCCAACTCGGGGCGATGGCCCAGCCGTCGGCCGCCGCCTCCACCCCCTTCCCCTTCACGCTCGGCGTCGCCTCCGGAGAGCCGGACGACAGCAGCGTGGTGCTCTGGACGCGTCTGGCCCCCGCACCGACCAACGCGGACGGTCAGGGCGGCATGCCCAACACCGACGTCGCCGTCGACTGGCAGGTGTCGACCAGCCAGAACTTCACCACCCTCGTCAGCTCCGGCACGGTCACCGCCCGCTACGCCCAGGCCCACGCGGTGCACGCGCTGGCCGGTGGACTCGCCCCGGACTCGGAGTACTACTACCGGTTCCGGGCCCAGGGGTTCATCTCCCCGGTGGGCCGGACCCGCACCGCGCCGGCGCCGGGCACGGTCGGGCGTGACTTCACCATGGCGTTCGCCTCGTGCGCCCACTACGAGAGCGGCTACTACACCGCCTACCGCCGGATGGCCGACGACCGCCCCGACCTGATCCTGCACCTGGGCGACTACATCTACGAGGGCGGCGCCACCACCACGGGGGTACGCCAGCACCTCGGCGGCGAGATCGTGTCGCTGGCCGACTACCGCCGCCGCTACGCGCTCTACCGCAGCGACCCGGACCTGCAGGCCGCGCACGCGATCGCGCCGTGGCTGGTGGTGCCGGACGACCACGAGGTGGAGAACAACTACGCCAACATGGTCCGCGCCGACAGCAGCCCCGCGTTGACGGCGGCCCAGTGGACCGCGCGACGCACCGCCGCGTACCAGGCCTACTTCGAGAACATGCCGCTGCGGGCCGCCGCGACGCCCTCCGGCAACAGCATCCAGCTCTACCGCCGGGTCCGCTGGGGCACCCTCGCCACGTTCCACATGCTCGACACCCGTCAGTTCCGCGACGACCAGGCCTGCGGCGACGGGACGAAGGTCTGCGCCGACGCCGATCTGGCCAACCGTTCGATCACCGGCACGGCCCAGGAGTCATGGCTGCTCGACGGACTCGGCCAGCACTTGAGCACCTGGGACCTCATCGGCCAGCAGGTCTTCTTCGCCCGCAACGTGAACGCGTCCGGCGCGATGAACATGGACGCCTGGGACGGGTACCGGGCCGGCCGGGCGCGGATCCAGCAGGGCATCATCGACCGGGCCGTACGCAACCCCGTCGTCCTCACCGGCGACGTGCACGCGTCGTGGGGCAACGACCTCAAGGCCGACTACGCCGATCCGTCGTCGGCGACGATCGGCTCCGAGCTGGTCTGCACCTCCATCACCAGCGGCGGCGACGGGAGCGCCACCACGGCGATCCCCAACGGGTCGCTCAACCCGCACCTGCGCTTCTACTCCAACCGGCGCGGCTACGTCCGCACGCAGATCACGCCGTCGCAGCTCACCGCCGACTTCCGGTCGGTGGCGTCGGTGACCGAGCACGGCGTCGCGGCGACCACCGCCAAGACCTTCATCATCCACGACGGACAGCCGGGGTTGGCCGATGCGTAA